The following proteins come from a genomic window of Pseudochaenichthys georgianus chromosome 19, fPseGeo1.2, whole genome shotgun sequence:
- the LOC117464308 gene encoding ankyrin repeat domain-containing protein 61-like → MSNKYWGCFLPTIEDLWKGLSTLPLHLAATYRRAASLQSLLTAGEDPEIRDQLGRTTLHLVIASWPSISPKPGSRFQAAVSGERRGAEACLRLLCEHGVNLNAEVEGSQQTALHLSVRYTALSAVHILSCCGADVNAVDSSGMTALHMAAGILHKDIMVSLIKEGADLSMGVKPSGNTALHLAVVSMALKAFKTLQDDTSCISELLERGAEVNAVNNAGMTPLHEACSMGNTELVELLLRYGANINQLSRAGESCLFLFLNHRLNVRKNSLLIKLLSLTSPLTFYNHNNSLPLTLTRPCFFKQRDQLLKLTQQPRRLQDICKRDIYLKHVQGTREELGKILPVKLYDFVFNYWEDLHISFVTDGDQDSFNDLLHIAPS, encoded by the exons ATGTCGAATAAATATTGGGGATGCTTTCTCCCAACGATAGAAGATCTCTGGAAG GGCCTCTCTACTCTTCCCCTTCACCTGGCTGCAACTTACAGGAGAGCAGCGAGCCTGCAGAGCCTGCTGACAGCAGGAGAAgaccctgaaataag GGACCAGCTCGGTCGGACTACTCTGCATTTAGTGATCGCCAGTTGGCCGAGCATCAGCCCAAAACCAGGCTCCAGGTTCCAGGCGGCTGTGAgcggagagaggagaggggcaGAAGCCTGTCTGCGGCTCCTCTGTGAACACGGGGTTAACCTCAATGCAGAG GTGGAGGGGAGTCAGCAGACAGCTctccacctgtctgtccgctacACGGCTCTGTCTGCGGTCCACATCCTGTCCTGCTGTGGAGCGGATGTGAACGCTGTGGACAGCAGTGGGATGACGGCCCTACATATGGCTGCTGGGATCCTCCATAAGGACATTATGGTCAGCTTGATCAAGGAGGGAGCAGATTTGAGCATG GGGGTGAAGCCCTCTGGGAACACTGCTCTGCACCTGGCTGTTGTATCGATGGCTCTGAAAGCCTTTAAAACCCTGCAGGACGACACCAGCTGCATCTCTGAGCTGCTGGAGCGGGGGGCCGAGGTCAACGCGGTGAACAACGCTGGGATGACACCTTTGCACGAGGCGTGCAGCATGGGAAACACAGAGCTGGTGGAGCTGCTGCTCAGGTACGGAGCTAACATCAACCAGCTGAGCAGAGCCGGGGAGAGCTGTCTGTTCCTGTTCCTGAACCACAGGCTGAATGTAAGGAAGAACTCTCTACTCATTAAACTCCTCAGCCTGACTTCCCCGCTCACTTTCTACAACCACAACAACAGCCTTCCCCTCACCTTGACGCGACCTTGCTTCTTCAAACAAAGAGACCAGCTGCTAAAACTCACTCAGCAGCCAAGGAGACTTCAAGACATTTGCAAGAGGGACATTTATCTAAAACATGTCCAAGGCACGAGAGAAGAGTTGGGGAAAATCCTGCCAGTGAAACTATATGACTTTGTTTTCAACTACTGGGAGGATTTACACATTTCCTTTGTGACAGACGGCGACCAGGACTCTTTTAATGACTTGTTACACATTGCTCCAAGTTGA